The stretch of DNA GTCTCGAGCATGCGCCAGTTCCTCACGATGATGGACGAGCTGATGGAGCCGGTGCGTGAGCAGGGGGGCGTGCGCACCCACGACTGGTTCCGCTACCTCGTCACGCGCTTCGAGCCGCAGGACACCCCGCAGACCGAGGTGGTCGCGATGTTGCGCGGCCTGTTCGGCGAGCGCGTTCTGACCAAAGCCATGCTGCAGTCGGCCGCGGTTTCGAACTCGGGCCTGCGCGGCCAGACCGTGTACGAAACACCGCTTCGTCGCGACGAGGTGACGGGTTCGACCTACCGCCGCGCGCTCGACGCGCTCGACGCGGTCAACAGTGAGATCGAGACCTTGATCGCACGTGCATGGGGCCGGGTATGAGCCAGAAGAAGCGCCTGAGCGCGATCATGGGTGCGCCGATCCAGACGGATGTGGCTTCGCCCGCGCATCCCGATTCTTCAACGGCTTACCCCCCTGTGACAGGTGTCACACCCCCTCCCCCGGTGGCGGAGAAGCGGCCCGCGGCGGCGCGCTCGATCGCCGCCATGTGGGCGGCGGCCCGTCCTGTGGCCGCGCAGGACGGGGCCGTGGTGGAACTCGATCCGGGTCTGTGTGAGCCATCCGCCATCGCCGACCGGGTGCCCGACGCGACGGACGCGACGTTCGAGGCTTTCGTGGATCAGATCCGGGAGGAGGGCCAGCATACGCCGATCCTCGTTCGCCGGCATCCGACCAAGCCCGACCGCTACGAGATCGCTTACGGGCGGCGACGGACGCGGGCGGCGACGGCGCTGGGCAAGCCCGTGCGCGCCGTCGTGCAGGACCTGACCGACGCCGAGCTCGTGATCGCACAGGGCTCCGAGAATCTGGCGCGCGAGGATCTCAGCTACATCGAGCGTGCCCATTTCGCCCGGAACATGGAGCGGGCCGGCATCGCCCGCGACCTGATCCTGAAGGCGATGGCCGTGCATCGGACCGAACTCGACCGCTATCTCGACATCGCGGAGAGCATCCCTGCCCCGGTTCTGACGATCATCGGTCCGGCCCCGAAGGTCGGTCGTCCGCGCTGGCTGACGCTCGCCGACCGGATCCGAGCGGCGAGCCCGGAGCGGATCGCCGCCGTCCTCGCCTCGCCGAAGCTGGTCGGCAGACCCTCCGATGAGCGCTTCGCCGTGATCCTGACCGAACTCGCCGCGCCGCAGCCGCAGAAGGCGAAGCCGAAGGCCGAGACGCTGAAGGATCCCAGAGGCCTGAAATTCGCCCGCGTAGAGCGGAGCACGACCGGTCTGCGCCTGACGCTCGATGAGACGATCGCGCCCGGCTTCGGTGATTACCTGGCCGACCGGTTGCCCGAACTCCTCGCAGCCTATCGAGCGAGCCGAGGCTGACCACCCCAGGCGCCGCAGACCGAGGCGGCGTTGGGGAGATCTGGAGATCGGCTGCGCCGGATGCACAGCCGATCTCCCGAAGCTTTGCCGACGACGATGGCGGACGCCGCACCGAGCGTCTTCTCTCCGAGGGACGGGCGGCCGCATGGCCGGTCAGGATCAGCGCCGTGATGTCTCCGACGGGCGCGATCGTTCCGCGCCTGGTCGCAAAGGGGATCGCGCCCTCACCGCTCGCCGGAAGGCGGTTCGCCCGGAGGGGAGGGCGCTGCGCCGACGAGCGCGGGACGCGCAGGGGATGCCCGGACACGTCGGCCGTCGCCGATCTCGAGGGCCGGATCATCGGGCGGCGGCCCCTCCGGTCCGAGGGGAGGAACTCACCGATTGGTTGGCCGGAGTGGCTCCCGATATCGGACAACGGGCTGCCGCATTGGCCGCTCGGGTGAGGTGCGTCGGCCCGATCCCTGGCGCACTTCCGGAGGAGCCGGCCTTCGCGATGGATAGCTGCGGGAGAGCCTGAGAACTGGCGCCGCGCGGTCTCTCGACGCCGGCACGGCGAGGCTTCGGAGGGCAGGGGGCGCCAACGGCCGATGCGCCGGAGCGCGATCTCCGAGGGCGGCCGGGAGGAGCTGCCGACCCCGTCTTCGGCCTCTTGGGCGACCCCCGACCCGGGGAGGCGACGGTGCTCGCCGCGACGCCGGAAGCTGACCCCGGACGCGGAGGGGCGGTCGTTCAGGGATTGTTAGCCATGTTCCGCGACCCGCCGTGCCGCTCGGAAGCCGGCCACGATCATCGAGGCGCACACGCCCGGGGTAGGGCACCGTGACGACATCCGTGGCCGCGCCTTCGGAATCACACCCGTCGAAGGGGCCTGCTGACGGCTGCGCGACGCGCCCGGATTCTCGGGACCTGTCGCGGCACGGCGCGGGTCGGTGACGCCGGCCGTGTCGTATTCTGGGCCGGCAGGGCAGGGGGACATCCGTCTGGCCACTGCCCACGGCTGGACCCTCCTTCCGGCGGCCGCTCTCGGTCGGGCCGTCAACTGAGCCACGGCGGCTGATTCCGACGCACGGGTGCGTCAGTCCACGCCGCAGGCGAGGATGGCGCGCCGCCGCCGCTCGGCATCCTCCCGGGCCGCCGCCTGCCAGCTTTCCTCGGGCGGCGTGATCTCGACCGTGTCCTGGTCTCGGGCAGGCCGCTCGCCCGGCAGATAGAGGCTGCGCGGGTCGGCGGGCAGGGCACCTGTCGTCTCGGGATCGTCGCCGCAGTTTCCGCCCGGCCGACCAGTCTGGGCGAGGGCGGGACCAGCGCACACAATCATGACCGACGTGAAGGCGATGAGCGTTCTCATGATCGGTGTCTCGGCATCCAGGCGCGCTAGAGTGATCTCGGCCGGAAGCGGGCTGCGACCGCCCCGGGCCGACCGGCTTAGCGAAGAGTTCGTTCCAAGGCTTGGCGGCAGCCATGGGCGACGAGCATGCGACCCCTGAGGGCGTTGCGCTTGACGACGCGGCGCCGGACGGCCGGTGCCGGGGCCACCTGGCGGGGGCGCCCGTCACTGCAGATTTTGACGGTGTCTGCCAGACGAGCACGGCGGAGTGGGCGGCCGGATACGCGGCCACGCGGGGCTCGCGCAATCGGCGTTCCCGCGTCGGCAGGAAGCCGCCACCGACCCGATAGGGTCCTCCGGTCCCGCCCGATCCCGCGCGTCGTGCCCGGCAGGGCCGGAAGGGCTACGGCGTCACGCCGACTGACCGGAGCCGCTCGGCGAGGCGCGGATACGCGCGCAGCGCGTTCCCGGCATAGATCTTGGCCCGGTCCGCGTCCGGAATCGCGGCGGCCTCGACGTAGCGCTTGGTGTCGTCGTAGGCGTGGCCGGTCTCGGGATCGATCCCGTTCACCGCGCCGACCATCTCGGAGGCGAACAGCACGTTCTCGCGCGGGACGACCTTGAGCAGCAGGTCGATGCCGGGCTGGTGGTAGACGCAGGTATCGAAGAAGACGTTGCGCATCAGCTCGGACAGCGGCGGCCGCTTCGAGTCCTGGGCCAGCCCCCGGTAGCGCCCCCAATGATAGGGCACGGCACCGCCGCCGTGCGGGATGATCAGGCGCAGCGTCGGGAAGTCCTTGAACAGGTCCGAGGTGACGAACTGCATGAAGGCGGTGGTGTCGCCGTTGATGTAATGCGCGCCGGTCGCGTGGAAGTTGGGATTGGCCGAGGCGCTGACATGCACCATGCCCGGCACGTCGAGCTCGACCATCTTCTCCCAGAGCGGGTACCAGAAACGGTCGGAGAGCGGCGGGTCGGTCCAGTAACCTCCGGACGGGTCCGGGTTGACGTTGCAGCCGACGAAGCCGAGCTCCCGGACGCAGCGCTCCAGCTCGGGTACGCAGGCCTTCGGCGAGACGCCGGGCGATTGCGGCAGCTGGCAGACGCCGACGAAGTTCCGCGGCATCAGGCTCGTCACCCGGTGGATCATGTCGTTCGACACGATCGACCAGTCGAGGCTGGTGCGGGCCGTGCCGATATGGTGGCCCATCCCGCCGGCCCGCGGCGA from Methylobacterium radiotolerans JCM 2831 encodes:
- the repB gene encoding plasmid partitioning protein RepB, with translation MWAAARPVAAQDGAVVELDPGLCEPSAIADRVPDATDATFEAFVDQIREEGQHTPILVRRHPTKPDRYEIAYGRRRTRAATALGKPVRAVVQDLTDAELVIAQGSENLAREDLSYIERAHFARNMERAGIARDLILKAMAVHRTELDRYLDIAESIPAPVLTIIGPAPKVGRPRWLTLADRIRAASPERIAAVLASPKLVGRPSDERFAVILTELAAPQPQKAKPKAETLKDPRGLKFARVERSTTGLRLTLDETIAPGFGDYLADRLPELLAAYRASRG
- a CDS encoding amidohydrolase family protein is translated as MVIDCHGHYTTEPAALLDWRKRQIGALNDPGQSPAPSDLRVSDDAVRASVSGRQLKLQSERGISLALFSPRAGGMGHHIGTARTSLDWSIVSNDMIHRVTSLMPRNFVGVCQLPQSPGVSPKACVPELERCVRELGFVGCNVNPDPSGGYWTDPPLSDRFWYPLWEKMVELDVPGMVHVSASANPNFHATGAHYINGDTTAFMQFVTSDLFKDFPTLRLIIPHGGGAVPYHWGRYRGLAQDSKRPPLSELMRNVFFDTCVYHQPGIDLLLKVVPRENVLFASEMVGAVNGIDPETGHAYDDTKRYVEAAAIPDADRAKIYAGNALRAYPRLAERLRSVGVTP